A section of the Camelus ferus isolate YT-003-E chromosome 33, BCGSAC_Cfer_1.0, whole genome shotgun sequence genome encodes:
- the C33H11orf52 gene encoding uncharacterized protein C11orf52 homolog has translation MGNRLCCGGSWRCPSTFQRKKKIGNHTSWTPKQQQQQQSYTKGHATAGHTYEQLLKQPASQERSQGLRSEDSSLHYADIQVCSGTQPRSAQEVKHLQMENATEYAILCFPQATPRYDNKNGTLV, from the exons GAGATGCCCATCAACtttccagaggaaaaagaaaatag ggaaccaCACAAGTTGGACaccaaagcagcagcagcaacagcagagtTACACAAAG GGCCATGCCACAGCGGGACATACGTATGAGCAACTGTTAAAGCAGCCTGCGTCTCAGGAGAGGAGTCAAGGTCTCAGGTCTGAGGACAGCAGCTTACATTACGCAGACATTCAAGTGTGCAGCGGTACCCAGCCACGCTCTGCCCAGGAGGTGAAGCACCTGCAAATGGAAAATGCCACAGAGTATGCGATCCTTTGCTTCCCCCAGGCCACACCCCGCTATGATAACAAGAATGGGACCCTAGTgtga